The following coding sequences are from one SAR116 cluster alpha proteobacterium HIMB100 window:
- a CDS encoding Obg family GTPase CgtA (PFAM: GTPase of unknown function; GTP1/OBG~TIGRFAM: Obg family GTPase CgtA): protein MKFLDQAKIFIRSGNGGPGSVSFRREANVPMGGPDGGDGGRGGDVIARCVGGLNTLIDYRYQQHFKADSGIPGAGRNRSGGRGKDVILNLPVGTQIISDDGEAVLADLTKEGQEVILASGGIGGKGNAYFKSSTNQAPRRAQPGEKGSEMWVWLRLKLIADAGLLGLPNAGKSTFLSVVSAARPKIADYPFTTLHPNLGVVGIDGQEFVMADIPGLIEGAHQGAGIGHRFLGHVERCRVLLHLIDASAFDPVESWRIVRREVEAYADVLADKPEILVLSKCDTAPADYLDEVRDALQAEGAGKILYMSSVSHDGVTEVLRAVQAMITESKAEAERVDAGVVAWTPHEQD from the coding sequence ATGAAATTTCTGGATCAGGCAAAGATCTTCATTCGCTCTGGGAATGGCGGGCCAGGTTCTGTCAGCTTCCGGCGTGAAGCCAATGTGCCGATGGGCGGGCCTGATGGCGGTGATGGCGGGCGCGGTGGTGATGTGATTGCCCGTTGTGTTGGCGGTCTGAACACACTGATTGATTATCGCTATCAGCAGCATTTCAAAGCAGATTCAGGCATTCCAGGTGCAGGCCGCAACCGATCCGGCGGGCGCGGTAAAGATGTCATTTTGAACCTGCCTGTCGGCACACAAATTATCTCTGATGACGGTGAGGCTGTACTTGCTGATCTGACCAAAGAAGGTCAGGAAGTGATTCTGGCGTCTGGCGGTATTGGTGGTAAGGGAAATGCCTATTTCAAATCCTCAACGAATCAGGCCCCGCGTCGGGCCCAGCCTGGTGAAAAAGGCAGCGAAATGTGGGTCTGGCTCAGGCTGAAGCTGATTGCTGATGCTGGTCTGCTTGGCTTGCCAAATGCCGGAAAATCAACCTTTTTGTCTGTAGTGTCTGCGGCACGCCCGAAAATTGCTGATTATCCCTTTACCACCCTGCACCCAAATCTGGGTGTGGTCGGGATTGATGGCCAGGAATTTGTTATGGCTGATATCCCCGGGCTGATTGAAGGGGCCCATCAAGGCGCAGGTATAGGACATAGATTTTTAGGCCATGTAGAGCGGTGCCGTGTATTGCTTCATCTGATCGATGCGTCTGCCTTTGATCCGGTAGAAAGCTGGCGGATTGTGCGCCGTGAGGTTGAGGCCTATGCCGATGTTCTTGCTGACAAGCCCGAAATTCTGGTCTTGTCGAAATGCGATACAGCCCCGGCAGATTATCTTGATGAAGTTCGTGATGCGCTGCAAGCTGAAGGGGCGGGCAAAATCCTGTATATGTCTTCTGTCAGCCATGACGGGGTCACCGAGGTGTTGCGCGCCGTTCAGGCGATGATTACTGAAAGCAAGGCAGAGGCAGAGCGGGTTGATGCTGGTGTTGTGGCCTGGACGCCACATGAACAGGACTAG
- a CDS encoding C-terminal processing peptidase (PFAM: Peptidase family S41; PDZ domain (Also known as DHR or GLGF)~TIGRFAM: C-terminal peptidase (prc)): MTFISRHRFFVVSFFICIVASGLFLAAPYTTRAQSNNDETYRQLTLFGDVFQRVRSDYVEQVSDQELIEAAINGMLTSLDPHSAYLPDDNFKKMQVQTKGKFGGLGIEVTMENGFVKVVSPIDDTPADKAGLQPEDLIISVDGFSIVGLTLNEAVDKLRGPIGSNVKITVQRAQDEPFEVDIIRDEIKIRSVRSRLYDSVGYVRITTFSEQTSPGLQKALDDLQAESGDGLTGLVLDLRNNPGGLLSEAIRVSDAFLQEGEIVSTRGRGESDIQHAYARPGDISDGLPIVVLINSGSASASEIVAGALKDHRRAIVMGTRSFGKGSVQTITPMPGHGAMRLTTARYFTPSGVSIQAKGITPDIEVALARIEKLEGGPVREEDLRGALDSKEDSSATTEETTEPPADPIEVDYQLARAIDLLQGLTVFSALSSNS, encoded by the coding sequence ATGACTTTCATATCCAGACACCGATTTTTCGTCGTTTCTTTCTTTATCTGTATTGTGGCGTCAGGGCTATTTTTAGCGGCACCATATACAACACGGGCGCAGTCAAATAATGATGAGACCTATCGCCAGCTCACCCTGTTCGGTGATGTGTTTCAACGCGTAAGAAGTGATTATGTTGAACAGGTTTCTGATCAAGAGCTCATTGAAGCTGCCATCAACGGAATGCTCACGTCGCTTGACCCACATTCAGCCTATTTGCCTGATGATAATTTCAAGAAAATGCAGGTACAGACCAAAGGAAAGTTTGGCGGGCTTGGCATTGAAGTGACAATGGAAAATGGGTTTGTAAAAGTCGTCTCGCCAATTGATGACACACCAGCAGATAAAGCGGGTCTGCAGCCTGAGGATTTGATCATCTCTGTTGACGGGTTCAGTATTGTCGGGCTGACCTTGAATGAAGCAGTAGATAAGCTGCGCGGGCCTATTGGCTCTAACGTGAAGATTACTGTACAACGCGCTCAGGATGAACCGTTCGAAGTTGATATCATCAGAGACGAGATAAAAATCCGGTCAGTGCGTTCACGTCTTTATGACAGTGTAGGATATGTGCGGATCACAACCTTTTCTGAACAGACTTCACCTGGCCTTCAAAAAGCTCTTGATGATTTGCAAGCTGAATCAGGTGACGGGCTGACCGGCCTTGTGCTCGATTTACGTAACAACCCTGGCGGGTTGCTGTCAGAAGCCATCAGAGTATCAGACGCCTTCTTGCAAGAAGGTGAGATTGTTTCGACACGCGGGCGCGGGGAAAGTGATATCCAGCATGCCTATGCCCGCCCGGGCGATATCAGTGACGGGTTGCCCATTGTGGTGTTGATTAATTCTGGGTCCGCATCCGCATCAGAGATTGTGGCTGGTGCATTAAAAGACCACCGCAGGGCCATAGTGATGGGCACGCGTTCCTTTGGTAAAGGGTCAGTGCAAACCATCACCCCAATGCCTGGACATGGGGCCATGCGGCTGACCACAGCCCGCTATTTCACCCCGTCTGGTGTATCTATTCAGGCCAAGGGCATTACCCCTGATATTGAGGTGGCTCTGGCCAGAATTGAAAAGCTTGAGGGCGGACCGGTACGTGAAGAAGATTTGCGCGGCGCGCTGGACAGTAAGGAAGACAGCTCAGCAACAACAGAAGAGACAACAGAGCCGCCAGCAGATCCGATTGAAGTCGATTATCAATTGGCTCGGGCAATTGACCTTCTTCAGGGGCTGACTGTCTTTTCAGCACTCTCGTCAAATTCATAA
- a CDS encoding 2,3-bisphosphoglycerate-independent phosphoglycerate mutase (PFAM: Metalloenzyme superfamily; BPG-independent PGAM N-terminus (iPGM_N)~TIGRFAM: 2,3-bisphosphoglycerate-independent phosphoglycerate mutase), translated as MTARPPVILCIMDGWGNCSAGAANAVSQANTPVFDQLLHKFPNSQLHASEQAVGLPKGQPGNSEVGHLTIGSGRLIQQDLPRISSACESGALSDLAPLVQLADHLAEHGGSLHLTGLTSTGGVHAHSQHIISIANLMAEANVPVWLHIITDGRDTLPQAAREELPAFLDSLPDNCRVASVTGRYFAMDRDNRWERTQAFYDVMVTAQAPYHAADAMQAVELAYRRGETDEFVTATCIDGYTGPKPDDGLLVANFRVDRIRQILRAVATPEQTGCQLPDEARNDLFTAGMLSLTPVADDLADKVMPLFLPPDLGNGLGETISKAGLTQLRVAETEKYPHVTFFFNGGRETAFEGEDRYLVNSPQVATYDLQPEMSAEQVLEAVLKAIHNRSHELIIVNFANPDMVGHTGDLNAAITAVQTVDQAVGQIVDATLNARGTLLLTADHGNCEVMWDEAANSPHTAHTTNLVPCILITNTDQAAARKLQDGSLADLAPTILHLLGIDKPEEMTGQCLIQPA; from the coding sequence ATGACAGCACGACCGCCGGTAATCTTATGTATTATGGATGGTTGGGGCAATTGCTCAGCCGGGGCAGCAAATGCTGTATCACAAGCAAACACGCCTGTATTTGATCAGCTGCTTCACAAGTTTCCCAACAGCCAGCTACACGCATCAGAACAAGCTGTGGGCCTGCCGAAAGGGCAGCCAGGTAATTCTGAGGTTGGGCATCTGACAATCGGTTCAGGGCGCCTGATTCAACAAGATTTGCCGCGCATATCATCCGCTTGTGAATCCGGTGCGCTCAGCGACCTGGCCCCTTTGGTTCAGCTGGCTGATCATCTGGCAGAGCATGGCGGCAGCCTGCATCTGACGGGATTAACATCAACTGGCGGTGTTCATGCCCACAGTCAGCACATTATCTCCATTGCAAACCTTATGGCTGAAGCAAATGTACCGGTATGGCTGCATATCATAACAGATGGCCGTGACACGCTGCCACAGGCCGCCCGCGAAGAGTTGCCTGCCTTTTTGGACAGCTTGCCTGATAACTGCCGCGTGGCCAGCGTAACGGGGCGATATTTTGCCATGGACCGGGACAACAGGTGGGAGAGAACACAAGCTTTTTATGATGTTATGGTCACCGCACAAGCCCCTTACCATGCTGCAGATGCAATGCAGGCTGTTGAGCTTGCCTATCGCCGCGGCGAGACTGATGAGTTTGTGACCGCCACCTGTATCGATGGTTATACTGGCCCCAAACCAGATGATGGGTTACTTGTCGCCAATTTTCGAGTAGATCGCATACGGCAAATTCTTCGGGCTGTTGCCACGCCTGAGCAAACTGGCTGCCAGCTTCCTGATGAAGCCAGAAACGATTTGTTTACGGCCGGCATGCTCAGCCTGACACCTGTGGCAGATGATCTGGCAGATAAGGTGATGCCGCTGTTTTTACCCCCTGATCTCGGCAACGGCCTGGGTGAGACCATATCCAAAGCAGGGCTGACACAGTTAAGGGTTGCGGAAACAGAGAAATATCCACATGTAACGTTCTTTTTCAATGGCGGACGTGAAACCGCCTTTGAAGGTGAAGACAGATATCTTGTTAATTCTCCGCAGGTCGCAACTTACGACTTACAGCCTGAAATGTCTGCCGAACAGGTTCTGGAGGCTGTCTTGAAGGCAATTCACAACCGCTCGCATGAGCTGATTATTGTGAATTTTGCCAACCCCGATATGGTCGGCCATACCGGCGATTTAAACGCCGCCATTACTGCTGTGCAAACAGTTGATCAGGCTGTTGGTCAGATTGTCGATGCGACCCTGAATGCACGTGGCACATTACTGCTGACCGCAGATCATGGTAATTGTGAAGTGATGTGGGATGAGGCCGCAAATTCGCCACATACAGCCCATACAACCAATCTCGTTCCCTGTATTTTGATCACAAATACAGACCAAGCAGCGGCACGGAAGTTGCAGGATGGCAGTCTGGCTGATTTAGCGCCAACAATCCTTCATCTGTTAGGAATAGACAAGCCTGAAGAGATGACCGGACAGTGCTTGATTCAACCAGCGTGA
- a CDS encoding ribosomal protein L27 (PFAM: Ribosomal L27 protein~TIGRFAM: ribosomal protein L27), with protein sequence MAHKKAGGSSRNGRDSAGRRLGVKKYGGESVIAGNIIVRQRGTKFHPGDNVGMGKDHTLFALCDGHVSFRQRAGKRMFVSVQGQAKAAE encoded by the coding sequence ATGGCACATAAAAAAGCAGGCGGTAGCTCCAGAAATGGTCGTGATTCAGCCGGACGCCGGTTAGGCGTAAAGAAATATGGCGGCGAGTCAGTGATTGCAGGCAACATCATTGTTCGGCAGCGGGGCACAAAGTTCCATCCGGGTGATAATGTGGGCATGGGCAAGGACCATACCCTGTTCGCCTTATGTGACGGTCATGTCAGCTTCCGCCAGAGAGCAGGCAAGCGCATGTTTGTATCTGTTCAGGGCCAGGCAAAAGCCGCTGAATAA
- a CDS encoding gamma-glutamyl phosphate reductase (PFAM: Aldehyde dehydrogenase family~TIGRFAM: gamma-glutamyl phosphate reductase): MSDSHLHTKIAPLSASEAAVMVSQMATEARHSQAILGQAETEQRNQALTRAADLIRKNSKQIGAANQIDVARGRQTGLTEAFIDRLTMTKDRIEAMATGLEDIARLSDPLGLELARWTRPNGLDITRISTALGVIGVIYESRPNVTIDAAGLCVKSGNAVILRGGSDSHETSQLLSRLMRDGLTAAGLPENAVQTVPSPDRALVGAMLAASGQIDVIIPRGGKGLVSRVQDEARVPVFAHLEGICHLYVSAKADMTTAAEICFNAKMRRVGICGAAETLLLDSALSEADITTIIRRLLDGGCEVRGTDAILACDNRVVRAADSDWGCEFLAPVIAVKTVPGLSDAVEHIRTHGSGHTESIITEDEDEAERFLNEVDSAIVMVNASTQFADGGEFGMGAEIGIATGRLHARGPVGAAQLTSFKYAVRGTGQTRA, translated from the coding sequence ATGTCAGACAGTCATCTTCACACCAAAATAGCACCTCTCAGCGCATCTGAAGCTGCGGTAATGGTCAGCCAGATGGCCACTGAGGCAAGACACAGTCAGGCAATCCTTGGTCAGGCTGAGACTGAACAGCGGAATCAAGCGCTCACGCGGGCAGCAGACCTGATTCGCAAAAACAGCAAACAGATCGGGGCTGCCAATCAAATTGATGTGGCGCGTGGCAGACAAACTGGATTAACAGAGGCTTTTATTGACCGGCTGACCATGACCAAAGACCGGATTGAGGCAATGGCAACAGGTCTAGAGGATATCGCCCGGCTCTCAGATCCGCTGGGGTTGGAGCTAGCCAGATGGACACGTCCGAACGGCCTGGACATCACCCGCATATCAACTGCGCTGGGCGTTATTGGCGTGATTTACGAATCACGTCCAAATGTGACCATTGATGCAGCAGGCTTATGTGTTAAATCTGGCAATGCTGTGATTTTGCGGGGCGGCAGTGATTCGCATGAAACCAGCCAGCTTCTGTCTCGGCTGATGCGCGACGGGCTTACCGCAGCAGGGCTGCCTGAAAATGCGGTACAGACTGTTCCGTCACCTGATCGGGCTTTGGTTGGCGCGATGCTGGCAGCATCTGGTCAAATTGATGTCATCATTCCGCGCGGTGGCAAAGGGCTGGTCAGCCGTGTTCAAGATGAAGCCCGCGTCCCTGTTTTTGCGCATCTGGAAGGGATTTGCCATCTATATGTCTCGGCCAAGGCTGATATGACAACCGCTGCTGAGATTTGTTTCAACGCAAAAATGAGGCGTGTAGGTATCTGTGGGGCAGCAGAAACCCTGTTATTGGACAGTGCGCTATCTGAAGCTGATATCACAACAATCATCCGCCGGTTACTTGATGGGGGTTGTGAGGTGCGCGGTACCGACGCCATTCTGGCATGTGATAACCGTGTTGTTCGGGCAGCTGACAGTGACTGGGGATGTGAGTTTCTGGCTCCGGTTATTGCCGTGAAAACCGTACCTGGTCTAAGCGATGCTGTAGAGCATATCCGCACCCATGGGTCTGGCCATACCGAAAGCATCATTACTGAAGATGAAGATGAAGCAGAGCGGTTTTTGAATGAAGTAGATAGCGCAATTGTTATGGTTAATGCCTCTACCCAATTTGCTGATGGCGGTGAATTTGGTATGGGCGCTGAAATTGGAATTGCTACAGGCAGGCTGCATGCCAGAGGGCCTGTTGGCGCAGCGCAATTAACAAGTTTTAAATATGCTGTGCGCGGCACAGGACAAACACGTGCCTGA
- a CDS encoding NTP pyrophosphohydrolase (PFAM: NUDIX domain) — protein MKQTKTPALRYQDRPYRPCVGIMLINGQGYVFSGQRLDNRAEAWQMPQGGIDEGEDVHTACFREMREEIGTNKAEILRLHPDWLNYDIPRPLADSLWSGTYRGQTQKWVALRFTGEDSDINIQTEEPEFAAWQWLSPDELIQRAVPFKRDVYSNIMAEFRDLLLIP, from the coding sequence ATGAAACAGACAAAGACACCTGCGCTTCGCTATCAGGATCGTCCATACCGGCCGTGTGTTGGGATTATGCTGATTAACGGCCAGGGCTACGTCTTTAGTGGTCAGCGTCTGGACAACCGGGCTGAAGCTTGGCAAATGCCGCAAGGCGGCATTGATGAAGGTGAAGATGTACACACCGCTTGTTTCCGTGAAATGCGGGAAGAAATCGGCACAAACAAAGCCGAAATCCTGCGGCTCCACCCAGACTGGCTGAATTATGATATTCCCAGACCTCTGGCAGACAGCTTGTGGTCAGGGACTTATCGTGGCCAGACTCAAAAATGGGTAGCCTTACGCTTCACAGGTGAAGACAGCGACATCAACATTCAAACTGAGGAACCAGAGTTTGCAGCCTGGCAATGGCTCTCGCCTGACGAGCTGATCCAACGCGCGGTGCCGTTCAAACGGGATGTTTATTCAAACATAATGGCCGAATTCAGGGACCTGTTGCTTATCCCCTGA
- a CDS encoding glutamate 5-kinase (PFAM: Amino acid kinase family; PUA domain~TIGRFAM: glutamate 5-kinase), which translates to MTMIPDRIAKANRVVIKIGSALLFDPAKGEARKGWMSALAKDVAKLRDQGAQVVLISSGSIALGRRHLGLTARSIRLEEKQAAAATGQVELAQLWSEALADVGLRAGQILLAPDDTETRRRHINARATIQTLLDLGVVPVVNENDTVTTYEIRFGDNDRLAARVAAMISADLLILLSDIDGLYTANPHRTESALHIADIPEITPEILAMGGNANAEFASGGMATKLAAARIASAAGVGMIICKGVDPQPVSALMTGAKCSFFHPQTSLIKARKSWIAGALDPKGTISVDAGAQSALRQGKSLLPVGITRIAGQFDRGDLVVIVAETGQELGHGLAGHSSTEAEKLKGQKSTDFAAILGYECRAELIHADDLVLHHE; encoded by the coding sequence ATGACCATGATTCCTGATCGTATCGCCAAGGCTAACCGGGTTGTAATCAAAATCGGTTCTGCACTGTTGTTTGATCCGGCGAAAGGAGAAGCCAGAAAGGGCTGGATGAGCGCGCTGGCAAAAGATGTGGCCAAATTGCGCGACCAAGGTGCACAAGTTGTCCTGATCTCATCAGGGTCGATAGCGCTTGGCAGACGACATCTTGGCCTGACCGCCAGATCCATCAGACTGGAAGAAAAACAGGCTGCCGCTGCCACCGGTCAGGTCGAACTGGCGCAGCTCTGGTCAGAAGCGCTGGCAGATGTGGGTTTGCGCGCAGGACAGATCTTGCTGGCCCCTGACGATACAGAAACACGTCGTCGCCATATCAACGCACGAGCGACGATCCAAACGCTTCTGGATTTAGGTGTGGTACCGGTGGTCAATGAAAATGATACTGTGACCACCTATGAAATCCGATTCGGAGATAATGACAGGCTGGCTGCCCGTGTCGCCGCAATGATATCTGCTGATCTGTTGATTCTGCTGTCTGATATAGACGGGCTGTATACCGCCAATCCGCATCGCACAGAAAGCGCCCTGCATATCGCTGACATTCCTGAAATTACGCCAGAAATTCTGGCTATGGGTGGTAATGCAAATGCCGAATTTGCCTCTGGCGGCATGGCAACCAAACTGGCCGCAGCCCGCATTGCCTCTGCTGCTGGTGTAGGTATGATCATCTGTAAAGGTGTTGATCCCCAGCCTGTATCTGCGCTGATGACTGGCGCAAAATGCAGCTTTTTTCATCCGCAGACCTCTCTTATAAAGGCCCGGAAAAGCTGGATCGCTGGAGCACTTGATCCCAAAGGGACCATCAGTGTTGATGCAGGGGCCCAATCCGCCCTGCGGCAGGGAAAATCCCTTCTGCCGGTGGGTATTACCAGAATTGCCGGACAATTTGACAGAGGCGATTTGGTTGTTATCGTTGCCGAAACAGGCCAAGAGCTGGGTCATGGACTGGCCGGCCACTCCTCAACAGAGGCAGAAAAACTTAAAGGCCAGAAAAGCACAGATTTCGCAGCGATACTGGGCTATGAATGCCGGGCAGAACTGATTCACGCAGACGATCTTGTTCTGCATCATGAATGA
- a CDS encoding hypothetical protein (PFAM: Predicted SPOUT methyltransferase~TIGRFAM: rRNA large subunit m3Psi methyltransferase RlmH): MKLTILAIGKARKSPEAELWADWLKRCPFPATLQEFDSRLPPGSARTEDESRKMLHFVQQAQGSTKRLIGLDPTGINISSEELSEMIGRWRADGVSHCFFAVGGADGHHHNLVKACDKLISFGRVTWPHMLCRAMLAEQLYRAEMILARHPYHRA, translated from the coding sequence ATGAAACTGACCATATTGGCAATCGGAAAAGCCCGCAAAAGCCCTGAGGCTGAATTGTGGGCAGATTGGCTGAAGCGGTGCCCGTTTCCAGCAACATTGCAAGAATTTGACTCTCGGCTGCCCCCGGGGTCGGCCAGAACAGAAGATGAAAGCCGGAAAATGCTGCATTTTGTTCAGCAGGCGCAAGGGTCGACGAAGCGGCTGATTGGACTTGATCCAACAGGCATAAATATAAGTTCAGAAGAGCTTTCAGAGATGATTGGCAGATGGCGGGCTGATGGGGTATCACATTGCTTTTTTGCTGTTGGCGGGGCTGATGGTCACCACCACAATCTGGTGAAGGCGTGTGATAAACTGATTTCTTTTGGCCGGGTGACCTGGCCACACATGTTGTGCCGTGCAATGTTGGCTGAACAGCTTTACAGAGCAGAAATGATTCTTGCCCGTCACCCCTATCACCGGGCCTGA
- a CDS encoding iojap-related protein (PFAM: Domain of unknown function DUF143~TIGRFAM: iojap-like ribosome-associated protein): MVQSLDDNKGIDIVSIPLSGKSSMADFMVIASGGSSRQVSALAEHLEVRLKKSGVSILGKEGLSQADWVLLDTAEVIVHLFRPEVREFYALERMWDSAAPTDEIVHVHAD; this comes from the coding sequence GTGGTGCAATCGCTTGACGATAATAAAGGGATCGATATTGTCTCCATTCCCCTGAGCGGTAAATCTTCGATGGCTGACTTCATGGTCATTGCCTCAGGCGGATCTTCGCGCCAGGTTTCAGCTTTGGCAGAACATCTTGAGGTACGCTTAAAGAAATCCGGCGTATCTATTCTGGGCAAAGAAGGCTTGTCTCAGGCAGACTGGGTCTTGCTGGATACCGCTGAGGTCATTGTTCACCTGTTCCGCCCTGAAGTGCGCGAATTTTATGCGCTAGAGCGGATGTGGGACAGCGCCGCCCCAACTGATGAAATTGTTCATGTCCATGCTGATTAG
- a CDS encoding nicotinic acid mononucleotide adenylyltransferase (PFAM: Cytidylyltransferase~TIGRFAM: nicotinate (nicotinamide) nucleotide adenylyltransferase): MPDFRPPLSAACPHYSYRRRIGIMGGSFNPAHNGHLHSTALAKRAAQLDEVWWLVSPQNPLKSADEMASFSRRFASAQAVAIPHRWIKILDFEQRHGLSFTAHSLKKLACHCPRAEFVWIMGADNLIQFPHWYRASALAQLLPVLVINRPTYGYQSLASRGARLLGLKRRSPRRLSRKSGGWAFLHGASNPSSSTAIRRGYS, translated from the coding sequence GTGCCTGACTTCCGCCCGCCATTATCAGCCGCCTGCCCGCATTACAGCTACCGGCGGCGTATCGGCATCATGGGAGGATCTTTCAATCCGGCTCATAACGGGCATCTGCATAGTACTGCTCTTGCAAAGCGTGCGGCCCAACTGGATGAAGTGTGGTGGCTGGTAAGCCCGCAAAATCCTTTGAAGAGCGCTGATGAAATGGCCTCTTTTTCCCGCCGATTCGCCAGTGCGCAAGCTGTGGCCATACCTCATCGCTGGATAAAAATCCTTGATTTTGAGCAGCGACACGGGCTCAGTTTCACAGCGCACAGCCTGAAAAAGCTGGCCTGCCACTGTCCGCGGGCAGAGTTCGTCTGGATCATGGGCGCAGATAATCTGATTCAGTTTCCGCACTGGTATCGTGCCTCTGCACTGGCACAGCTGCTTCCGGTACTGGTCATCAACAGACCGACTTATGGCTATCAGAGCCTGGCGTCTCGCGGGGCGCGCCTGTTAGGATTAAAACGGCGCTCACCACGCCGCTTATCCCGTAAATCAGGTGGGTGGGCCTTTCTGCATGGCGCAAGCAACCCGTCTTCATCAACTGCAATTCGGCGCGGCTATTCATGA
- a CDS encoding ATP synthase, F1 epsilon subunit (PFAM: ATP synthase, Delta/Epsilon chain, beta-sandwich domain~TIGRFAM: ATP synthase, F1 epsilon subunit (delta in mitochondria)) — MAETTMMELVTPGCVLVSKSVEMVVIPGSEGFFGVLPRHSALLANLQRGVVEVYEGGKVIDRLMIDGGIADVTPEGVTILTERAEDLGKVNAQEISERVKAAGEAESDFLKEVEAAL, encoded by the coding sequence ATGGCCGAAACAACAATGATGGAACTTGTGACCCCAGGATGTGTTCTGGTCTCCAAGTCTGTTGAGATGGTTGTCATTCCGGGCAGTGAAGGATTCTTTGGCGTCCTTCCCCGCCATTCGGCCCTGCTGGCCAATCTGCAGCGTGGTGTGGTTGAGGTCTATGAAGGGGGCAAAGTCATCGACAGGCTGATGATCGATGGCGGCATTGCTGATGTAACCCCTGAAGGTGTGACTATACTGACTGAAAGAGCTGAAGATCTAGGCAAGGTAAATGCCCAGGAAATTTCAGAACGGGTAAAAGCAGCTGGCGAAGCTGAATCTGATTTCCTGAAAGAGGTTGAAGCTGCGCTATAA